One Alnus glutinosa chromosome 3, dhAlnGlut1.1, whole genome shotgun sequence genomic region harbors:
- the LOC133862869 gene encoding CBL-interacting serine/threonine-protein kinase 9 yields MSVSAKKTPATRTRVGRYELGRTLGEGTFAKVKFAKNLETAENVAIKILDRDQVFRHKMVEHLKREISTMKLIKHPNVVKIFEVMASKSKIYIVLEFVGGGELFDQIAKHGRLKEDDAGRYFQQLINAVDYCHSRGVYHRDLKPENLLLDSYGVLKVSDFGLSAYSQQVREDGLLHTACGTPNYVAPEVLNDKGYDGTASDIWSCGVILFVLMAGYLPFDEPNLMALYKKICKADFTCPSYFSPGAKKLIQRVLDPNPLTRITIPEILEDEWFKKWYKPAYSEEEQNVNLDDVDAVFNDSEEHLVTERKERPVSMNAFELISRSPSFNLENLFEKQKGLVKRETRFTSQCPANEIMSKIEEAAKPLGFNVNKRNYKMKLKGDKTGRKGHLSVATEVFEVAPSLHMVELRKTGGDTLEFHKFYKSFSSGLKDIMWNTEENTEENLDRKI; encoded by the exons ATGAGCGTGAGCGCGAAGAAGACGCCGGCGACGAGGACACGTGTCGGGAGGTACGAGCTGGGTAGAACCCTGGGTGAGGGTACCTTTGCCAAGGTCAAGTTCGCCAAGAACCTCGAGACCGCTGAAAACGTTGCCATCAAAATCCTCGACCGCGACCAAGTCTTCCGTCACAAGATGGTCGAACAT CTAAAAAGAGAAATTTCCACAATGAAGCTGATCAAACATCCAAATGTTGTAAAAATTTTTGAG GTTATGGCAAGCAAATCAAAGATCTACATCGTTCTGGAATTTGTTGGTGGCGGCGAGCTCTTTGACCAAATA GCCAAACATGGGAGACTTAAAGAGGATGATGCCGGGAGATATTTCCAGCAGCTTATTAATGCTGTGGATTACTGCCACAGTAGAGGCGTGTACCACAGAGATTTGAAG CCTGAGAATCTTCTTTTGGATTCATATGGTGTTCTTAAAGTTTCAGATTTTGGATTGAGTGCATACTCACAGCAAGTACGG GAGGATGGGCTGCTTCACACTGCCTGTGGAACCCCGAACTATGTTGCTCCCGAG GTGCTAAATGATAAAGGTTATGACGGTACAGCATCTGATATTTGGTCTTGTGGGGTCATTCTCTTTGTGCTTATGGCTGGGTACTTGCCATTTGATGAACCAAATCTCATGgctttgtataaaaaa aTTTGCAAGGCTGATTTCACATGTCCATCATACTTTTCACCTGGTGCGAAAAAACTGATACAGCGTGTTCTTGATCCAAACCCTCTTACA CGGATAACGATCCCTGAAATCTTAGAAGATGAATGGTTCAAGAAATGGTACAAGCCAGCATACTCTGAAGAGGAGCAAAATGTAAATCTTGATGATGTAGATGCTGTATTCAATGACTCGGAG GAACATCTTGTTACAGAAAGGAAGGAGAGACCTGTTTCCATGAATGCATTTGAGCTTATATCTAGGTCCCCGAGTTTTAATCTTGAAAATTTGTTTGAGAAGCAGAAG GGTCTTGTGAAGCGAGAAACCCGTTTTACTTCCCAGTGCCCTGCAAATGAAATTATGTCTAAAATTGAGGAAGCTGCAAAGCCTCTTGGCTTTAATGTTAATAAGCGAAACTACAAG ATGAAGTTGAAAGGTGACAAAACTGGAAGGAAGGGCCACCTTTCTGTAGCAACTGAG GTGTTTGAGGTGGCTCCATCCCTGCACATGGTAGAACTCCGAAAAACGGGTGGTGACACATTGGAGTTTCACAAG TTCTACAAAAGTTTCTCGTCTGGATTGAAAGATATAATGTGGAACACTGAAGAAAATACTGAAGAAAATCTGGATCGAAAGATATAG